A single window of Streptomyces sudanensis DNA harbors:
- a CDS encoding DUF2516 family protein: MLMSGFNSLLGLLSLAMLVLAVVALAFAALAREDAYRAADKQTKPFWLVILGVTVVVNIFPILLVLQLAGLVATIVFMVDVRPALRQVSGGGRRGSSSDGPYGPYNGGR, encoded by the coding sequence ATGCTGATGTCCGGTTTCAACTCGCTGCTCGGGCTGCTGTCCCTCGCGATGCTCGTGCTCGCCGTCGTCGCGCTGGCCTTCGCCGCCCTGGCACGCGAGGACGCCTATCGGGCGGCGGACAAGCAGACCAAGCCGTTCTGGCTGGTCATCCTGGGTGTCACGGTCGTCGTGAACATCTTCCCGATCCTCCTGGTGCTCCAGCTCGCCGGGCTCGTCGCGACCATCGTCTTCATGGTGGACGTCCGCCCCGCCCTCCGCCAGGTGTCGGGCGGCGGCCGCCGCGGCTCCAGCAGCGACGGCCCGTACGGCCCGTACAACGGCGGCCGGTGA
- the mshA gene encoding D-inositol-3-phosphate glycosyltransferase — MSQYVSRFAGTLVPPPRLRLPGRHRRGPRRVAMLSVHTSPLHQPGTGDAGGMNVYIVELAKRLAAIDIEVEVFTRATAGGLPRSVELAPGVLVRHVEAGPYEGLNKEDLPAQLCAFTHGVMRAWARNRPGHYDLVHSHYWLSGHVGWLAAERWGVPLVHAMHTMAKVKNAALAEGDTPEPAARVIGETQIVRASDRLIANTSGEAEELVRHYDADPAKVAVVHPGVNLDRFRPADGRAAARARLGLPQDAFVPLFAGRIQPLKAPDVLLHAVARLLDTDPSLRPRTVVPVVGGPSGSGLAKPEGLQKLAARLGIADVVRFHPPVAQEELADWFRAASVLVMPSHSESFGLVAIEAQATGTPVVAASVGGLPVAVRDGETGFLVEGHDPADYARVLARFAADPHLTDRLGDAAARHARSFGWDRAASATAEVYAAAVHERRRRVRSPHG, encoded by the coding sequence GTGAGCCAGTACGTGTCCCGGTTCGCCGGCACCCTGGTACCGCCGCCCCGGCTCAGGCTGCCCGGACGGCACCGCCGCGGGCCGCGGCGGGTCGCCATGCTGAGCGTCCACACCTCCCCGCTCCACCAGCCGGGCACCGGCGACGCGGGCGGCATGAACGTCTACATCGTCGAGCTGGCGAAGCGCCTCGCCGCCATCGACATCGAGGTCGAGGTCTTCACCCGGGCGACCGCGGGCGGCCTGCCCCGGTCCGTCGAGCTCGCCCCCGGCGTCCTCGTGCGGCACGTCGAGGCCGGCCCGTACGAGGGCCTCAACAAGGAGGACCTCCCCGCCCAGCTGTGCGCCTTCACCCACGGTGTCATGCGCGCCTGGGCCCGCAACCGGCCCGGCCACTACGACCTGGTCCACTCCCACTACTGGCTCAGCGGCCACGTCGGCTGGCTCGCCGCCGAACGGTGGGGCGTCCCGCTCGTCCACGCCATGCACACCATGGCCAAGGTCAAGAACGCCGCGCTCGCCGAGGGCGACACCCCCGAGCCCGCCGCCCGCGTCATCGGGGAGACGCAGATCGTCCGCGCCTCCGACCGGCTGATCGCCAACACCTCCGGCGAGGCCGAGGAACTGGTCCGCCACTACGACGCCGACCCCGCGAAGGTCGCCGTCGTCCACCCCGGCGTCAACCTGGACCGCTTCCGCCCCGCCGACGGCCGCGCCGCCGCACGGGCCCGCCTGGGCCTGCCGCAGGACGCTTTCGTACCCCTCTTCGCCGGCCGCATACAGCCTCTCAAGGCCCCTGACGTCCTGCTCCACGCCGTCGCCCGGCTCCTCGACACCGACCCGTCGCTGCGCCCCCGCACGGTCGTCCCCGTCGTCGGCGGGCCCAGCGGGAGCGGCCTCGCCAAGCCGGAGGGCCTGCAGAAGCTGGCGGCCCGGCTGGGCATCGCCGACGTGGTCCGCTTCCACCCGCCGGTCGCCCAGGAGGAGCTCGCCGACTGGTTCCGCGCGGCGAGCGTCCTCGTCATGCCCTCCCACAGCGAGTCCTTCGGGCTCGTCGCCATCGAGGCCCAGGCGACCGGGACGCCCGTCGTGGCGGCGTCGGTCGGCGGCCTGCCGGTGGCCGTGCGGGACGGCGAGACCGGGTTCCTGGTCGAGGGCCACGACCCGGCCGACTACGCGCGCGTGCTCGCCCGGTTCGCCGCCGACCCGCACCTCACCGACCGCCTCGGCGACGCCGCCGCGCGCCACGCGCGGTCCTTCGGCTGGGACCGGGCCGCTTCGGCCACCGCCGAGGTGTACGCGGCTGCCGTGCACGAGCGCCGCCGTCGCGTACGCTCGCCCCATGGCTGA
- a CDS encoding C40 family peptidase produces the protein MNRHRRVTIAITAVCVLTVLAGPAHAAPAPEPAPGAATQQPRKSLEEVRAEIEALYRQVSSATDAYNLAEEQAKKQHAETVKLSRAVADGRERIAELKRRAGAAARAQYRNAGLPEEARLVLTDDPRLFLEGVDRLAQGQKATRDLLAELQQNQQDLETYTGDANAELTRLKATRARQAEARKLITAKIAAAEKLESQLEAAERERLRQLERQAQEDAQTAWLASGALREIDRSASPQGGRAVEFALTQVGKPYVWGAEGPDAYDCSGLTQRAWGAAGRGIPRTSQEQWRLLPRVAVRDMRAGDLIVYFGDASHVGMYIGDGLMVHAPRPGRHIAVAGAGSMPILGVVRPDN, from the coding sequence GTGAACCGACACCGTCGCGTCACCATCGCGATCACCGCTGTGTGCGTACTGACCGTCCTCGCGGGACCGGCCCACGCCGCGCCCGCACCCGAGCCGGCTCCCGGTGCGGCCACCCAGCAGCCGCGGAAGAGCCTGGAGGAGGTGCGCGCGGAGATCGAGGCGCTGTACCGGCAGGTGTCCTCCGCCACCGACGCGTACAACCTCGCCGAGGAGCAGGCGAAGAAGCAGCACGCCGAGACCGTGAAGCTGTCCCGGGCGGTCGCGGACGGCCGGGAGAGGATCGCCGAACTGAAGCGGCGCGCCGGCGCTGCCGCCCGGGCCCAGTACCGCAACGCCGGGCTCCCCGAGGAGGCGAGGCTCGTCCTCACCGACGACCCGCGGCTGTTCCTGGAGGGCGTCGACCGCCTCGCGCAGGGGCAGAAGGCGACCAGGGACCTGCTGGCGGAGCTTCAGCAGAACCAGCAGGACCTGGAGACGTACACCGGGGACGCCAACGCCGAGTTGACCCGCCTGAAGGCGACCCGTGCCCGCCAGGCCGAGGCGAGGAAGCTGATAACGGCGAAGATCGCCGCCGCGGAGAAGCTGGAGTCGCAACTGGAGGCCGCCGAGCGGGAGCGGCTGCGGCAGTTGGAGCGGCAGGCGCAGGAGGACGCGCAGACGGCGTGGCTGGCGTCGGGCGCCTTGCGGGAGATCGACCGGAGCGCGAGCCCGCAGGGCGGGAGGGCCGTCGAATTCGCCCTGACCCAGGTGGGCAAGCCGTACGTCTGGGGCGCCGAGGGACCGGACGCGTACGACTGCTCGGGACTCACCCAGCGGGCCTGGGGCGCGGCGGGCCGCGGCATCCCGCGCACCTCCCAGGAGCAGTGGCGGCTGCTGCCGCGGGTGGCGGTCCGGGACATGCGAGCCGGTGACCTGATCGTCTACTTCGGGGACGCCAGCCATGTGGGGATGTACATCGGGGACGGCCTGATGGTCCACGCCCCGCGGCCGGGACGGCACATCGCGGTGGCCGGGGCCGGTTCGATGCCCATCCTGGGAGTCGTCCGCCCGGACAACTGA
- a CDS encoding PP2C family protein-serine/threonine phosphatase — MPVPAPVPAQRQRVNTLDAANGDLTLLVIGDDPAGTFTVPELVDAAGGRIRIRTARNLTEAERLLTDDVHCVLVDLDLPVDARRDDDPLSALRHVLRIAPRHAVLVLARSEHAELAAEAVRAGAQDRLFREELDGPLLSRAIRYAVERKRADSVQVKLAESRLRAQENARLERGLLPTPLLQGSDLRFAARYRPGRSRALLGGDFYDTVRTTDGTVHAMIGDVCGHGPDEAALGVELRIAWRALTFAGLCGDELLSTLQRVLEHERENEEIFATLCTVDVAPDGRRAGVCLAGHPAPLVARPGQGARLLPYEDGGPALGVLPRARWPRRQVELGGAWSLMMYTDGLIEGRSAGPGSPRLGQEGMVEMVNRQLARGLTGEELLEAAVAEVRHLNEGELTDDVAVLLLDRAAR, encoded by the coding sequence ATGCCCGTACCCGCACCCGTGCCCGCGCAGCGGCAGAGGGTGAACACGCTCGATGCGGCGAACGGTGATCTCACCCTGCTGGTGATCGGGGACGATCCGGCGGGCACCTTCACCGTCCCCGAACTGGTCGACGCCGCAGGTGGCCGCATCCGCATACGCACCGCCCGGAACCTCACGGAGGCGGAGCGGCTCCTCACCGACGACGTGCACTGCGTCCTGGTCGACCTCGACCTGCCCGTCGACGCGCGGCGCGACGACGATCCGCTGTCCGCGCTGCGGCACGTCCTGCGCATCGCCCCGCGCCACGCCGTACTCGTCCTGGCGAGGTCGGAGCACGCGGAGCTGGCGGCGGAGGCGGTACGGGCGGGCGCGCAGGACCGGCTGTTCCGGGAGGAGCTGGACGGGCCGCTGCTGAGCCGTGCCATCCGGTACGCGGTGGAGCGCAAGCGCGCCGACTCGGTGCAGGTGAAGCTGGCCGAGTCGCGGCTGCGGGCCCAGGAGAACGCCCGGCTGGAGCGCGGGCTCCTGCCGACGCCGCTGCTCCAGGGCTCCGACCTGCGGTTCGCCGCCCGCTACCGGCCGGGCCGCTCACGCGCCCTGCTGGGCGGCGACTTCTACGACACGGTGCGCACCACGGACGGCACGGTGCACGCGATGATCGGCGACGTGTGCGGGCACGGCCCCGACGAGGCGGCGCTCGGCGTGGAGCTGCGCATCGCGTGGCGGGCGCTGACGTTCGCGGGGCTGTGTGGCGACGAACTGCTGTCGACGCTGCAACGGGTGCTGGAGCACGAGCGGGAGAACGAGGAGATCTTCGCGACCCTGTGCACCGTGGACGTCGCGCCCGACGGGCGGCGGGCCGGGGTGTGCCTGGCCGGCCACCCGGCGCCGCTCGTCGCCCGCCCCGGGCAGGGCGCCCGGCTGCTTCCGTACGAGGACGGCGGTCCGGCGCTGGGCGTGCTGCCGAGGGCGCGGTGGCCGCGGCGGCAAGTGGAGCTGGGCGGGGCGTGGAGCCTGATGATGTACACGGACGGCCTGATCGAGGGCCGCTCGGCGGGCCCCGGCTCTCCGCGCCTGGGTCAGGAGGGCATGGTCGAGATGGTCAACCGCCAGCTCGCCCGGGGCCTGACCGGCGAGGAGCTCCTGGAGGCGGCGGTGGCGGAGGTCCGCCACCTGAACGAGGGTGAGCTGACGGACGACGTGGCGGTCCTGCTCCTGGACCGGGCGGCCCGCTGA